ACTTCAGTTAAATAGTTGTGCAGTCGAACGGAAGATTCCGATGTGTCGAAGAGTCATGGCCTAATTGTTCCACACACTATAATTCTGTTTTCAATCTTCCTGATAAACATGACACTGATTTAGAATAGATAAGAAACTTAAGATGGTCCATAGTTACAAATAAAcattaaacaaaaaagaagaggtTTCTTGTTGTTACCATTTGGTCCCAAATTGTCAAGTGCTGTATTAGGATCATACCCCATTCCATAAAGACTTTGGAACTCATGATCCAAAACACCCTGCATGTGTAGAAAAGCATTAGTATCTTCTTCACAACCAGAGACTTCGGAACTTGTTGCTTTTTTTAtggtactttattttattttgttatatcaCCTGAGGCAAAGGAGGGAATTGTGTTGATGTACTAGGCATGCCAGCCATGTTTCCTTGAAAACTTCCATTGGAGAATGGGTGAGGGGAGTTCATACCAACACCATATCCAACAATTCCATGTCCTAAGCGCGATTGAAGAATCTAAACAATAGAGAAATCGCTAACCGAGTAAGAGCAATGTTGTGTAAAGATTACTAGTGTTGTTTGGATTTATGTTTGAAACGTCGAAACAATGTCATGGTTTTGGAAAAATTGTTTCAGAAATTTCCAAAcaagaaatcaaattaaacatgaTACTGAAAGACCTTCACTTACTTCCTTCGACAGGATCCGTTCTACGTCAAAATTCAGTTCCGGGTTCACTGTGGCAAGTTTCATGGACAAAAACTGCAAAACTTCTCTGAATTAGTTGAATAATCAAATAAGCGTGCAAATGAAATTTAGCCTTTGAAATCGTGTGATAACTAATTGTGAGATAGATATCTCTTAATGTGCATAATTCAGTGAAGAAATGTTAAATGGTTAACACCTATATCATGTTTTCACATTTTGCTTCATAAAATCTTGAAACAGAAAAACACtacaaataaaaacaagaaataagaaaagagaaatcaAATGGAGCCTTAAAATATTGGAgggaaaataaaaggaacaagaagaaaataggTATACCTCAACTTGTTGCTGCAGTGACTGCACATAGTTTATAATCTCATCCAGCATTACTGCTTTGCCAGTTATCTAAGAGAAACCAGACATAGCAGAAAACATTAGTATGCACTATGAATATACATCATCCAATGCGACATCGGCCGGAATGTCTTATATGCACTAAGACAATCCAATTTTGGAGATTTATTAgacattattaatataaaatcaaGATATACACCATTATTGGATTGTCTTGGGGCAACATAGCATTCTCGTAAGAAATCATAACACAACCACATCAATCAACTAACCTTGTTGCACCCTGGAACAAGTTCTTGGAGCAATCTCATTCTCTCACTAATCTTTTCTCTTCTCACCTGCAACCAAAAATTTCTGAAACATTCAgtaccaaaataaaattaaagtgctTCCAAGCTTGATAACAAACATTGTTGTAAGATTAGTGGTTACCCTTTCTGCAAGGCTGTGACTGTTTGTAGCTTGACCCCTTCTTGCTCTCACATGGATGAAATTTTCTTTAGGAGCTTCTCCACTTGGAGAATTTTCTTTTGATTGCTTTGCCGGTTGCTTGCCTCGCAAATCAGCACTCACATTCTGCTCGACTTTCGCCTTCTTTTCGTGTTCTTTAGCACCATCAGATATCGTCCTTGGAGAGTCTTTCAGTTCATCGCCACCAGCATTCTAATCAAAGTTTATAAAAGCATTTCATCTATTAGCTCATTGAATCACATAAACAAGGCAATAAGTCCTTAGATTGGATTGATATACCAAGTTATCAACATGTTTCACTCTAACAAACCTTGCTTGAACAGAAAGTAGAATCATGATCACATTAATCAGCATTCTAATTATATGTTGTAAAACATTTTCATTCATTAACTCACTACATCAAATAATCAAGGAAATGAAACATTCCAAATCCTAAAATCGAACTGCTATATTAACTTTGTTAAACAGTCAACAAGTCTTGTTTGGACTGAAAGTAGAATATTTCCAGCATTTCATTATATAACTTACTAGATCAAGTAAACAATTATCCACTAAATAATTGAATCTAGTTTGCACCAAAAAGTAGAATCATGATCACTTGATCAGCATTCCAATCAGATTAGAAAGCAATTTTCATTCATGGTACTAAATAAGGAAATGAAAT
This portion of the Arachis duranensis cultivar V14167 chromosome 6, aradu.V14167.gnm2.J7QH, whole genome shotgun sequence genome encodes:
- the LOC107495859 gene encoding transcription factor bHLH74 isoform X2, with the translated sequence MGGHENAMGFHHGNESILTNNVNVSEMDMSSSMSLARSSSDVVVPNSNPFLASSSSWDPIVSLSQSQTFGGSSMVTTHNSDFGNSSSYPFVQYMSDSTNLEGIMVHKIPSFGSGNFSEIVGSFCQEGSSDIPNMGFRPSYNHGNDAGTERATMNEQSQVEDSITEDGAPGTAPSGNRRKRMLDHDSSFSPNKNAGGDELKDSPRTISDGAKEHEKKAKVEQNVSADLRGKQPAKQSKENSPSGEAPKENFIHVRARRGQATNSHSLAERVRREKISERMRLLQELVPGCNKITGKAVMLDEIINYVQSLQQQVEFLSMKLATVNPELNFDVERILSKEILQSRLGHGIVGYGVGMNSPHPFSNGSFQGNMAGMPSTSTQFPPLPQGVLDHEFQSLYGMGYDPNTALDNLGPNGRLKTEL
- the LOC107495859 gene encoding transcription factor bHLH74 isoform X1, which translates into the protein MGGHENAMGFHHGNESILTNNVNVSEMDMSSSMSLARSSSDVVVPNSNPFLASSSSWDPIVSLSQSQTFGGSSMVTTHNSDFGNSSSYPFVQYMSDSTNLEGIMVHKIPSFGSGNFSEIVGSFCQEGSSDIPNMGFRPSYNHGNDAGTERATMNEQSQVEDSITEDGAPGTAPSGNRRKRMLDHDSSFSPNKNAGGDELKDSPRTISDGAKEHEKKAKVEQNVSADLRGKQPAKQSKENSPSGEAPKENFIHVRARRGQATNSHSLAERVRREKISERMRLLQELVPGCNKITGKAVMLDEIINYVQSLQQQVEFLSMKLATVNPELNFDVERILSKEILQSRLGHGIVGYGVGMNSPHPFSNGSFQGNMAGMPSTSTQFPPLPQGVLDHEFQSLYGMGYDPNTALDNLGPNVSCLSGRLKTEL